One part of the Prunus persica cultivar Lovell chromosome G5, Prunus_persica_NCBIv2, whole genome shotgun sequence genome encodes these proteins:
- the LOC18777068 gene encoding uncharacterized protein LOC18777068: MAKLVFFLVALLFLFSFSFSHALTPSDLPEKETNGRDPANTKFPESESKPATAILLPSEKRDSEPAKVFEWIPEAADTKLPDSDGPTILANEESTEFTHSESVPLTVISFRPVNRHFPRRPFPLSFRHGHRCRHGRRQVGPWSPRFHGGERDRDVVSYGDDMILGDDLAFDQVFHGGPRQIPPRWGSFRHGGPRFPFRHDDNMELERPHHHHHHRHDHDHDSKEFEGMEKPREHRHEHEREQEGGLMRRFRKFLNRF, encoded by the coding sequence ATGGCCAAACTCGTCTTCTTCCTCGTCgctctcctcttcctcttctccttctccttctcccaCGCCCTCACGCCGTCCGATCTACCCGAGAAGGAAACCAACGGCCGCGATCCAGCCAACACCAAGTTTCCCGAATCCGAATCCAAGCCCGCGACCGCCATACTCTTACCCAGCGAGAAACGTGACTCCGAACCCGCCAAGGTCTTCGAATGGATACCGGAGGCCGCCGATACGAAGCTTCCGGATTCTGATGGCCCCACCATCTTGGCCAACGAAGAGTCGACTGAGTTCACACACAGCGAGTCCGTTCCGTTGACCGTCATCAGCTTCCGCCCCGTCAACCGCCACTTCCCCAGGCGCCCCTTCCCGTTATCGTTCCGTCACGGACACCGTTGCCGCCATGGCCGCCGCCAGGTCGGGCCGTGGAGCCCACGCTTCCACGGAGGAGAACGCGACCGCGACGTCGTTTCGTACGGCGACGACATGATCCTCGGCGACGACTTGGCTTTCGATCAGGTGTTTCACGGCGGACCGCGCCAGATCCCTCCTAGGTGGGGCAGTTTCCGCCACGGTGGGCCCAGGTTCCCGTTCAGGCACGACGACAACATGGAATTGGAGAGGCCgcatcaccatcatcaccatcGCCACGACCACGACCACGACAGCAAAGAATTTGAAGGAATGGAGAAGCCGAGAGAGCACAGGCATGAACACGAACGAGAGCAGGAGGGTGGTTTGATGAGAAGGTTCCGCAAGTTCTTGAACCgcttttga